In the Sediminibacter sp. Hel_I_10 genome, one interval contains:
- the asnB gene encoding asparagine synthase B: protein MCGIVCAFDLKQSSEQLRPKVLEMAKTVRHRGPDWSGIYSDEKAIMAHERLAIVDPASGKQPLVSADKRLILAANGEIYNHRELRKQFPDYDFQTESDCEVILALYEKKGVDFIDEMNGIFGFAIYDAEKDEYFVARDHMGIIPLYIGWDQNGTFYVASELKALEGVCSKIELFPPGHYLSSKDGKFVQWYKRDWTDYDAVKDNETSISKIKEALEAAVHRQLMSDVPYGVLLSGGLDSSVTSAIAKKYAQKRIESDDTSDAWWPQLHSFSVGLEGSPDLAAAKKVAAHIGTVHHEIKFTIQEGLDAIRDVIYNLETYDITTIRASTPMYLMARVIKSMGIKMVLSGEGADELFGGYLYFHKAPNAKEFHEETVRKLSKLHQYDCLRANKSLAAWGIEGRVPFLDKEFMDVAMSINPQDKMINGERMEKWVVRKAFEDMLPESVAWRQKEQFSDGVGYSWIDTLKEMVNTSVTDEQMANAHFRFPLQTPQNKEEFYYRSIFEEHFPSDAAALCVPQEPSVACSTKIALEWDEAFKNMNDPSGRAVSKVHSDAY, encoded by the coding sequence ATGTGTGGAATTGTATGTGCTTTTGATCTAAAGCAATCTTCAGAGCAATTAAGACCTAAAGTTTTAGAAATGGCCAAAACAGTAAGGCACCGAGGTCCAGATTGGAGTGGTATTTATAGTGATGAAAAAGCTATTATGGCCCATGAACGTTTAGCTATTGTAGATCCGGCATCGGGTAAGCAGCCGTTGGTAAGTGCGGATAAAAGGCTGATTTTAGCAGCAAATGGCGAAATATACAACCATCGTGAACTACGGAAGCAGTTTCCAGATTACGACTTTCAAACCGAAAGTGATTGTGAGGTAATTTTAGCATTATACGAAAAAAAGGGAGTTGACTTTATAGATGAGATGAACGGTATTTTTGGTTTTGCTATCTATGATGCCGAAAAAGACGAGTACTTCGTAGCTCGAGATCACATGGGTATTATTCCCTTATACATCGGTTGGGATCAAAATGGGACATTCTATGTGGCATCAGAGTTAAAAGCCTTGGAAGGCGTATGTTCTAAAATAGAACTGTTTCCTCCTGGTCATTACCTCTCCAGTAAGGATGGCAAATTTGTGCAATGGTATAAACGCGATTGGACAGACTATGATGCCGTTAAAGACAATGAAACCAGTATCTCAAAAATCAAAGAGGCCTTAGAAGCGGCCGTACATAGACAGTTAATGAGTGACGTGCCATATGGCGTTTTATTATCGGGTGGTTTAGATTCTTCGGTAACTTCTGCTATTGCCAAGAAATATGCCCAAAAGCGAATAGAAAGTGATGATACTTCTGACGCTTGGTGGCCTCAATTACATAGTTTTTCAGTAGGTTTAGAAGGCTCTCCAGATTTAGCAGCAGCTAAAAAAGTAGCCGCTCACATTGGTACCGTACACCATGAAATTAAGTTTACCATTCAAGAAGGTTTAGATGCCATTCGTGACGTTATTTATAACCTCGAAACTTATGATATTACGACCATTCGTGCAAGTACGCCTATGTACCTTATGGCACGTGTTATAAAATCTATGGGTATAAAAATGGTGCTGTCTGGTGAGGGTGCAGATGAATTGTTTGGAGGATACCTCTATTTTCACAAGGCTCCGAATGCTAAGGAATTTCATGAAGAAACCGTTAGGAAATTAAGCAAATTACATCAATATGATTGTTTAAGAGCCAATAAGAGTCTCGCGGCTTGGGGTATTGAAGGTCGTGTGCCATTTTTAGACAAAGAATTTATGGATGTGGCCATGAGCATCAATCCGCAAGATAAGATGATCAATGGCGAGCGTATGGAGAAATGGGTAGTGAGAAAGGCTTTTGAAGACATGTTGCCAGAAAGTGTGGCTTGGAGACAAAAAGAACAGTTTAGTGATGGGGTGGGTTACAGTTGGATAGATACCTTAAAAGAGATGGTAAACACCTCTGTCACCGATGAGCAAATGGCAAACGCTCATTTTAGATTTCCATTACAAACGCCTCAAAATAAGGAAGAGTTTTATTACCGCTCTATTTTTGAAGAGCATTTTCCGAGTGATGCGGCAGCATTGTGCGTACCGCAAGAGCCTAGTGTGGCTTGTAGTACCAAAATAGCATTAGAATGGGATGAAGCATTTAAAAACATGAACGATCCTTCTGGTAGGGCTGTTTCAAAAGTGCATTCTGATGCTTATTAA
- a CDS encoding DUF2911 domain-containing protein, protein MKTTMTSIFALACIVLFSVNSNAQDFKDLDKSPMDVAAYPSDYKDSNKLIKVTYSRPQLNGRELSKLAPNGEVWRTGANEAAELTLYTPMMLGNTKVPTGTYTLYMIPGEKEWTVIINKDINVWGSYFYKEENDVARLAVPVSEDNAPLEAFSIAFKEADNGVHMHLGWDKTRVAVPFTKS, encoded by the coding sequence ATGAAAACTACAATGACATCAATTTTTGCTTTAGCATGTATCGTGCTATTTTCAGTAAACAGCAACGCGCAAGATTTCAAGGACTTAGACAAAAGTCCTATGGACGTAGCTGCTTACCCTTCAGATTACAAAGATTCAAACAAATTAATCAAAGTTACTTACAGCAGACCTCAACTTAACGGAAGAGAATTATCAAAATTAGCACCTAATGGCGAAGTTTGGCGCACAGGTGCCAATGAAGCGGCAGAACTAACATTATACACCCCTATGATGTTAGGCAACACTAAAGTTCCTACAGGAACTTACACACTTTACATGATTCCAGGAGAAAAGGAATGGACAGTTATCATTAATAAAGATATAAATGTTTGGGGAAGCTACTTTTATAAAGAGGAAAATGATGTTGCTCGATTAGCAGTTCCTGTCTCAGAAGACAACGCACCCCTAGAGGCTTTTTCTATTGCTTTTAAAGAAGCTGACAATGGCGTACACATGCACCTTGGTTGGGATAAAACACGAGTAGCGGTACCGTTTACAAAATCTTAA
- a CDS encoding class I SAM-dependent methyltransferase — MFNISCAQKQNASVVYTFKKGDANGIGKWYMGREIAHVMGFQGINWLERTDREEEENTSKLIANMNIQKDDVIADIGAGSGYHVFKMAPLAINGLVYAVDIQDEMLNAMKRRKDTSATQNIKITKGSEKSVNLPEKAIDKVLMVDVYHEFNFPKEILASMKTSLKEDGEIYLIEYRGEDPDVPIKRLHKMTEAQAVKEMAAAGFVLKKNIENLPWQHCMVFVKK; from the coding sequence ATGTTCAACATTAGTTGTGCGCAAAAGCAAAACGCTTCTGTGGTCTACACGTTTAAAAAGGGCGATGCAAATGGTATTGGTAAATGGTATATGGGCAGAGAAATTGCTCATGTGATGGGGTTTCAAGGCATTAATTGGCTAGAACGAACCGACCGCGAGGAGGAGGAAAACACCTCTAAGCTTATTGCGAATATGAACATTCAAAAGGACGATGTTATTGCAGATATTGGCGCAGGTTCTGGATATCACGTTTTTAAAATGGCGCCGTTGGCTATCAATGGTCTAGTGTATGCCGTTGATATTCAAGACGAAATGTTAAACGCTATGAAAAGGCGAAAAGACACGTCTGCGACGCAGAATATTAAGATTACAAAAGGCAGTGAAAAAAGCGTTAATCTTCCTGAAAAAGCGATCGATAAAGTTTTAATGGTAGATGTTTATCATGAGTTTAATTTTCCGAAGGAAATATTAGCTTCTATGAAAACAAGCCTTAAGGAGGATGGGGAAATTTATCTTATAGAATATCGCGGTGAAGATCCTGACGTGCCTATAAAAAGACTTCATAAAATGACCGAAGCTCAAGCTGTAAAGGAAATGGCTGCCGCTGGTTTCGTTCTAAAAAAGAATATTGAAAACTTGCCGTGGCAGCACTGTATGGTGTTTGTCAAAAAGTAA
- the ytxJ gene encoding bacillithiol system redox-active protein YtxJ — translation MGFLKNIFGSSESKEEKVLPWQELSSTSQLSEIVEKSKTKAQVIFKHSTRCGISRMAMNQFVSSYNEDAHLDLYYLDLLNHRDISNEIASQFQVMHESPQLLVVQNGVVVANGSHGAVNDIDLARFE, via the coding sequence ATGGGATTTTTAAAAAATATATTTGGCAGTTCAGAATCCAAAGAGGAAAAAGTATTGCCTTGGCAAGAATTAAGTTCAACTTCTCAGCTTAGCGAGATTGTAGAAAAGTCTAAAACGAAGGCTCAAGTGATATTCAAGCATTCTACAAGATGCGGTATTAGTAGAATGGCCATGAATCAGTTTGTTTCAAGTTATAATGAGGATGCTCATCTTGATTTATATTATTTGGATTTACTTAATCATCGCGATATCTCAAATGAGATTGCAAGTCAATTTCAAGTGATGCATGAGTCTCCGCAGCTCTTGGTTGTTCAAAATGGAGTAGTGGTTGCTAACGGGAGTCATGGTGCCGTTAATGATATTGATTTAGCTAGGTTTGAATAA
- the clpB gene encoding ATP-dependent chaperone ClpB, whose product MNFNNYTIKSQEAIQQAQQLAQSLAHQQIENEHIFKSIFEVDENVLPFLLKKLNVNLNVLKLTLDKQLESFPKVTGGDLSISREASKSLNEASIIAKKMNDDYVSIEHLILAIFKSNSKIAQMLKDQGVTEKGLQSAIDELRKGDRVTSQSQEDTYNSLNKYAKNLNQLAKDGKLDPVIGRDEEIRRILQILSRRTKNNPILVGEPGTGKTAIAEGLAHRIVDGDVPENLVDKQIYALDMGALIAGAKFKGEFEERLKAVINEVTTSEGDIVLFIDEIHTLVGAGGGQGAMDAANILKPALARGELRAIGATTLDEYQKYFEKDKALERRFQKVMVDEPDTESAISILRGIKEKYEAHHKVRIKDEAIIGAVELSERYITNRFLPDKAIDLMDEAASKLRMEINSKPEELDVLDRKIMQLEIELEAIKREKDETKLKSLRSDLANFKEERNEIYAKWKSEKDVVDYIQSTKSNIEEFKLEAERAEREGDYGKVAEIRYGKIKESQEKLEVLQKELQKNQSGSSLIKEEVTYEDIAEVVAKWTGIPVTKMLQSDRDKLLRLEDELHKRVVGQEEAIEAVSDAVRRSRAGLQNPQKPVGTFLFLGTTGVGKTELAKALAEYLFDDENAMTRIDMSEYQERHSVSRLVGAPPGYVGYDEGGQLTEAVRRRPYSVVLLDEIEKAHPDTFNILLQVLDEGRLTDNKGRIADFKNTIIIMTSNMGANIIQERFEATKDVESAMELAKVDVLGLLKQSVRPEFLNRIDDTIMFTPLTKKDIKQIVGLQLKGVKKMIAKQGITFDATPEAITYLSDKGYHPEYGARPVKRVIQKEVLNELSKEILSGKVTTDSIILLDAFDNQLVFRNEEHSVSENI is encoded by the coding sequence ATGAATTTTAATAATTATACCATAAAATCCCAAGAGGCGATTCAGCAGGCTCAGCAGCTGGCGCAAAGTTTGGCTCATCAGCAAATTGAAAATGAGCACATTTTCAAATCCATTTTTGAGGTTGATGAGAATGTCTTGCCTTTTTTACTTAAAAAATTAAACGTTAATCTTAACGTACTTAAACTGACGTTAGACAAACAATTAGAGAGCTTCCCTAAGGTTACTGGTGGAGATTTATCCATTTCTAGAGAAGCTAGCAAATCTTTAAATGAAGCATCGATCATCGCCAAAAAAATGAATGATGATTATGTGTCTATAGAACATTTAATCTTAGCCATTTTTAAATCGAACAGTAAGATTGCTCAAATGCTAAAAGACCAAGGCGTCACTGAAAAGGGCTTACAATCTGCTATTGACGAGTTGAGAAAGGGTGATCGTGTGACTTCACAAAGTCAAGAAGACACGTACAACTCTCTAAATAAATACGCTAAAAACCTCAACCAATTAGCAAAAGACGGAAAATTAGATCCTGTAATAGGTCGAGACGAAGAAATAAGACGAATTTTACAAATTCTATCGAGAAGAACCAAAAACAATCCGATTCTTGTTGGAGAGCCTGGTACAGGTAAAACAGCGATAGCAGAAGGTTTGGCTCATAGAATTGTAGATGGAGATGTTCCAGAAAATTTAGTCGACAAGCAAATTTATGCTTTAGATATGGGCGCTTTGATTGCTGGCGCCAAATTTAAGGGAGAGTTTGAAGAACGTCTTAAAGCCGTCATCAACGAAGTGACTACAAGTGAGGGTGACATCGTATTATTTATAGACGAAATCCATACGTTAGTAGGCGCTGGTGGCGGACAAGGTGCCATGGATGCGGCCAATATTTTAAAACCAGCGCTTGCTCGTGGCGAGCTAAGAGCCATTGGCGCCACTACTCTTGATGAGTATCAAAAGTATTTTGAGAAAGATAAAGCGCTTGAACGCCGTTTTCAAAAAGTAATGGTAGATGAACCAGATACCGAAAGCGCCATTTCCATATTGCGAGGAATTAAAGAAAAATACGAAGCACATCATAAGGTTCGCATTAAAGATGAAGCGATTATCGGCGCTGTAGAACTTTCTGAGCGTTACATCACCAATCGTTTTCTTCCAGACAAGGCCATTGACCTTATGGATGAAGCGGCTTCAAAATTAAGAATGGAAATTAATTCCAAACCAGAAGAACTTGATGTTTTAGACAGAAAGATCATGCAATTAGAAATTGAGCTAGAAGCCATAAAACGCGAGAAGGATGAAACGAAGTTAAAATCACTACGTTCAGATTTGGCAAACTTTAAGGAAGAGCGTAATGAAATCTATGCGAAGTGGAAAAGCGAGAAAGATGTTGTTGACTACATTCAGAGTACAAAATCTAATATTGAAGAATTTAAGCTAGAAGCAGAACGCGCAGAACGCGAGGGAGATTACGGTAAGGTTGCTGAAATTCGCTACGGAAAAATAAAAGAATCTCAAGAAAAACTTGAAGTGCTCCAAAAGGAATTACAAAAGAACCAAAGCGGCAGTTCACTCATAAAAGAAGAAGTTACTTATGAAGATATTGCTGAAGTAGTTGCAAAATGGACAGGAATTCCTGTTACCAAAATGCTACAAAGTGATCGAGATAAACTATTGAGACTAGAAGACGAACTTCATAAGCGCGTTGTTGGCCAAGAAGAAGCAATTGAAGCGGTAAGTGATGCCGTGAGACGTTCAAGAGCAGGGTTGCAAAACCCGCAAAAACCCGTTGGCACCTTCTTATTTTTAGGAACAACCGGCGTTGGTAAAACGGAGTTAGCTAAAGCTTTGGCTGAGTATCTCTTTGACGATGAAAATGCCATGACCAGAATAGATATGAGTGAATACCAAGAACGTCATAGTGTAAGCCGTTTGGTAGGAGCGCCTCCTGGTTACGTTGGTTATGATGAAGGTGGTCAATTAACTGAGGCCGTAAGACGCAGACCCTATTCTGTAGTGTTACTCGACGAAATTGAAAAAGCACATCCAGATACCTTTAATATTTTATTACAGGTTTTGGATGAAGGCCGATTAACGGACAATAAAGGTCGTATCGCAGATTTTAAAAACACCATCATTATTATGACCTCCAACATGGGTGCTAATATTATTCAAGAGCGATTTGAAGCCACTAAAGATGTAGAATCGGCTATGGAATTAGCGAAGGTTGATGTTCTTGGATTGTTGAAGCAAAGCGTGCGTCCAGAGTTTTTAAACCGAATTGATGACACCATTATGTTTACACCTTTAACTAAAAAAGACATCAAACAGATTGTAGGTTTACAGCTTAAAGGCGTCAAAAAAATGATTGCTAAACAAGGCATTACTTTTGATGCTACTCCTGAAGCCATCACCTATTTATCAGACAAAGGGTATCATCCAGAATATGGCGCCAGACCGGTAAAACGAGTGATCCAAAAAGAAGTGCTTAATGAGTTAAGTAAAGAGATTCTTTCTGGAAAAGTAACTACCGATAGTATCATATTGCTGGATGCTTTCGACAATCAATTGGTGTTTCGAAACGAAGAACATAGCGTTTCAGAAAACATCTAA
- the deoC gene encoding deoxyribose-phosphate aldolase — protein sequence MNINSHIDHTLLDACATERDIIEHCNEAKKHKFYSVCINSCYVPLAKQLLKDTDVKICTVVGFPLGAVSTETKVFEAKHALSEGADEIDMVMNLGFFKSKNYVEVLKDISDVKLAIGETPLKVIIEISELSKNGVVKASEICVDAKVDFVKTSTGYTKNGATLTAAKIIRKTVKDHCKIKASGGIHDYETARKYVDIGVERIGTSMGVHIAEGEFTEA from the coding sequence ATGAATATTAATTCACATATTGACCACACACTTCTAGATGCTTGTGCAACTGAACGTGATATTATCGAGCATTGTAACGAAGCTAAAAAACATAAATTTTATTCTGTTTGCATCAACAGTTGTTACGTGCCTTTGGCAAAACAACTTCTCAAAGATACTGATGTAAAAATTTGTACCGTAGTAGGCTTTCCTCTGGGGGCTGTTTCTACTGAAACCAAAGTTTTTGAAGCAAAACATGCCTTGTCTGAAGGTGCCGATGAGATTGACATGGTCATGAACCTTGGTTTTTTCAAAAGTAAAAACTACGTTGAGGTGTTAAAGGATATTAGCGATGTGAAATTAGCTATTGGTGAAACGCCCTTAAAAGTCATCATAGAGATTAGCGAATTATCTAAAAACGGAGTGGTAAAAGCCTCTGAAATTTGCGTAGATGCCAAAGTTGATTTCGTTAAAACCTCAACTGGATATACAAAGAACGGTGCGACACTTACTGCAGCCAAAATCATTAGAAAAACAGTTAAAGATCACTGTAAGATTAAAGCTTCTGGTGGGATACACGACTACGAAACCGCTAGAAAATATGTAGATATTGGTGTAGAGCGTATTGGTACCTCTATGGGCGTTCATATTGCAGAAGGAGAGTTTACTGAAGCATAA
- a CDS encoding histidine phosphatase family protein, giving the protein MRTLVSIIVICLFSILSFSQESRSETTCYYLIRHAEKDRSDQTNADPDLLEIGQQRAEQWRDYLKDIKFDAVYSTDYNRTKQTALPTAKANNLQLQYYNPNSLYSKEFQQDTKGKTVLIVGHSNTTPSFVNAIIGEEQYEAIDDKTNSNLYVVKISEETVTHDLITVN; this is encoded by the coding sequence ATGAGAACCCTCGTATCAATTATTGTTATTTGTTTATTTAGCATTTTATCATTTTCGCAAGAAAGCCGCTCAGAAACCACTTGCTATTATCTTATAAGACATGCAGAAAAAGATCGTAGTGATCAAACTAATGCTGATCCCGATCTTTTAGAAATTGGTCAACAACGTGCTGAACAATGGCGAGATTATCTCAAGGATATTAAATTTGATGCGGTGTATTCTACAGATTATAATCGTACCAAACAAACGGCGCTTCCTACAGCAAAAGCCAACAACTTACAATTGCAATATTACAATCCTAATTCATTATATTCTAAGGAGTTTCAACAAGACACAAAAGGCAAAACGGTTTTAATTGTTGGTCATAGCAACACAACGCCGTCCTTTGTAAATGCTATTATTGGTGAAGAACAATATGAAGCCATAGACGATAAAACAAACAGCAATCTCTATGTGGTTAAAATTTCCGAAGAAACAGTTACCCATGATCTTATTACTGTAAACTAA
- a CDS encoding DUF6503 family protein, whose amino-acid sequence MKYIPFLLLVFLFCNCKEESKQKRTASNIIEQSISVCGGDLVGDAEIAFAFRDKHYTAKRSNGIFELTRNFQDTTGTVTDVLTNDGFSRQLNDKRVAVSDSMASLYSASVNSVHYFSVLPYGLNADAVQKKLLNETIINGKNYHVVEITFKQDGGGEDFEDVFMYWINTKTFTPDYLAYSYEEQDGKGFRFREAYNERYIKGIRFVDYNNYKTTSTLKSLQNFPDVFEKKQLELLSKIELTNVTVSLQ is encoded by the coding sequence ATGAAATATATTCCCTTTTTATTGTTAGTGTTTTTGTTTTGTAATTGTAAAGAAGAGTCAAAACAAAAGCGCACTGCAAGTAATATTATAGAGCAATCGATTTCTGTTTGTGGCGGCGATCTTGTTGGCGACGCTGAGATTGCGTTCGCATTTAGAGATAAACACTATACGGCAAAACGCTCTAATGGCATTTTTGAATTAACTCGTAACTTTCAAGATACCACAGGAACCGTCACAGATGTTTTAACCAATGACGGATTCTCGAGACAATTAAATGACAAGCGGGTGGCCGTTTCAGATTCTATGGCGTCTCTTTATTCGGCTTCGGTCAATTCGGTACACTATTTTTCGGTGCTTCCCTATGGGCTCAACGCAGATGCCGTTCAAAAGAAACTACTTAATGAAACCATCATAAATGGGAAAAACTACCATGTTGTAGAAATCACCTTTAAACAAGATGGAGGAGGAGAAGATTTTGAAGACGTCTTTATGTACTGGATCAATACCAAAACCTTTACACCAGACTATTTAGCATACTCGTACGAAGAGCAAGATGGTAAAGGATTTCGGTTTCGTGAAGCTTATAATGAACGTTATATTAAAGGCATTCGTTTTGTTGACTATAATAATTACAAAACGACATCAACATTAAAATCTCTTCAAAATTTCCCAGATGTATTTGAAAAAAAACAATTGGAGCTGCTCTCAAAAATCGAGTTAACGAACGTAACCGTTAGTTTACAGTAA
- the smpB gene encoding SsrA-binding protein SmpB, with product MENKVNIKNKKAKFEYEILDKYVAGIVLTGTEIKSIREGKASIAEGFCEFNDRSELFAINMTIQEYAFGNHYNHKPKAERKLLLNRRELKKLEKEVNIKGNSIIPLRLFINDRGLAKLQIALGKGKKLYDKRDTIKDRDNKRNLDRIKKIYN from the coding sequence ATGGAGAACAAGGTCAACATAAAAAACAAAAAAGCAAAATTTGAATACGAGATTCTCGATAAATACGTGGCTGGTATTGTTTTGACGGGAACAGAAATCAAAAGCATTAGAGAGGGCAAGGCGTCCATTGCTGAAGGTTTTTGCGAATTTAATGATCGTAGCGAGCTATTTGCAATCAATATGACCATACAAGAATATGCCTTCGGAAATCATTACAACCACAAACCTAAGGCCGAACGAAAATTATTATTAAACCGTCGTGAGCTTAAAAAGCTCGAAAAGGAAGTTAACATTAAAGGAAACTCCATAATCCCTTTGCGATTATTTATAAATGATAGAGGTTTAGCTAAGCTTCAAATTGCTCTTGGAAAAGGTAAAAAGCTATATGATAAGCGTGATACCATCAAAGATCGTGATAATAAACGCAATCTAGACCGCATTAAAAAAATCTATAATTAG
- a CDS encoding DUF5686 and carboxypeptidase regulatory-like domain-containing protein: protein MKLKLLLLFTVFSFTCAQSQIKGVISDQNKDPLPFVNIFIENTYKGTTSNEQGIYELNISKPDTYTVVFQFLGYKTVKKTVEIKSFPFELNATLLDEQISLNEVVINSEDNPANAIMRQAIDKREENLEKINSYKADFYSRGLIRIKDAPEKILGQEVGDLGGGLDSTRSGVIYLSETISKLEYLRPDKLKEKILASKVSGDDNGFSFNNAIDVDYDFYNKTIELGNNIISPIANNAFGYYRFKLEGIFYDDRGNLINKIKVTPKRQNDPVFEGYIYIVEDQWTIYATELSISGTQARIPVADSIKITQNFSYSKNDNIWAKISQNIDFKYGLFGIKGDGRFTAVYSNYEFNPGLTKRDFSREIVSFADEANKKDSLFWQRVRPVPLTDEEITDYIKKDSIQIVKDSKVYKDSVDTANNTFKLGDILGGYTYQNTYKEWSAGITSPIQTITFNTVQGWNANVGAFYRKSYDDYNRYLSINGNANYGFSDDRLRGTLSATYKFNNTSRPYLTVSGGVTTQQFNASEPISKLLNTGYSLLAEKNYMKLYDKSFAQIGYSNELFNGFRLYANLSYERRKALFNTTDQVWYPQDDRDYTSNNPIDPTAYGIAPFATHNILKLSIDARINFAQNYLSYPDGKFNIGNEKYPTLFVGYEKGLAASIDGYNFDQVRMRVSQGVDIADKGKFQYNLKAGKFFGADDISFVDFQHFNGNQTNIGAGSYLNVFNNLPYYAASTNDSYLEMHAEHDFNGFLLGKLPLLRKLNFNLIIGAHALATPDNKPYQEYTIGLDNIGWGKFRFLRLDYLRSYQGGFQSDAIVFGLKFF, encoded by the coding sequence ATGAAATTAAAACTACTTCTGCTTTTTACTGTTTTCAGTTTTACCTGCGCGCAATCTCAAATTAAGGGCGTTATCTCCGATCAAAATAAAGATCCACTGCCTTTTGTCAATATTTTTATTGAAAACACCTATAAAGGGACCACCAGTAATGAACAAGGCATTTATGAGTTAAATATCTCGAAACCGGACACCTATACTGTCGTCTTTCAATTTTTGGGTTATAAAACCGTAAAGAAAACGGTTGAGATTAAAAGCTTTCCGTTTGAGCTTAATGCTACTTTACTGGATGAGCAAATTAGTTTAAATGAAGTCGTTATCAATTCTGAAGATAATCCTGCCAACGCCATCATGAGACAGGCCATTGACAAACGCGAAGAAAATTTAGAAAAGATCAACTCTTATAAGGCCGATTTCTATTCTCGCGGATTGATACGAATCAAAGATGCCCCAGAAAAAATCTTAGGCCAAGAGGTTGGTGATTTGGGTGGCGGATTGGATTCTACCCGTAGTGGCGTGATTTACCTTTCTGAAACCATCTCAAAATTAGAATATCTTAGACCCGATAAGCTTAAAGAAAAAATATTAGCTTCTAAAGTAAGCGGTGATGATAATGGCTTTAGTTTTAACAATGCCATTGATGTGGATTACGATTTTTACAACAAAACCATTGAACTGGGCAATAATATCATCTCCCCTATAGCCAATAATGCCTTCGGATACTACCGTTTTAAATTAGAAGGTATATTTTATGATGACCGTGGTAATTTAATCAACAAAATCAAAGTCACCCCAAAACGACAAAATGACCCCGTGTTTGAAGGTTACATTTACATTGTGGAAGATCAATGGACCATTTATGCCACCGAACTCAGTATTTCAGGGACACAAGCAAGAATCCCAGTGGCCGACTCTATAAAAATCACACAAAACTTCTCTTATTCTAAAAACGACAACATTTGGGCAAAAATTTCGCAGAATATCGATTTTAAATATGGTCTCTTCGGTATCAAAGGAGATGGTAGGTTTACAGCGGTTTACAGTAACTATGAGTTTAATCCAGGTTTGACCAAAAGAGATTTTAGTAGAGAAATCGTCTCCTTTGCAGATGAAGCTAATAAAAAAGACAGCTTGTTTTGGCAACGTGTAAGACCTGTACCACTTACTGATGAGGAAATTACAGATTATATTAAAAAAGACAGCATCCAGATTGTAAAAGACTCCAAGGTCTACAAAGACTCTGTAGACACCGCGAACAATACATTTAAATTGGGCGATATCTTGGGAGGCTATACCTATCAAAATACTTATAAAGAGTGGAGCGCAGGAATCACCTCTCCAATACAAACCATTACTTTTAATACCGTTCAAGGTTGGAATGCCAACGTGGGTGCCTTTTACCGTAAAAGTTATGATGATTACAACCGCTACTTATCCATTAACGGTAACGCTAATTATGGGTTTAGCGATGACCGCCTTCGCGGTACCTTATCTGCCACTTATAAATTCAACAATACAAGTAGACCTTACCTCACCGTTTCTGGTGGAGTGACTACGCAGCAGTTTAATGCTTCAGAACCCATATCGAAACTTTTAAACACAGGCTATTCTTTATTAGCCGAAAAGAATTACATGAAACTCTATGATAAGAGCTTCGCTCAAATAGGATATAGTAATGAGCTATTTAATGGCTTTAGGCTTTATGCCAATTTGAGTTACGAAAGAAGAAAAGCACTTTTCAACACTACAGATCAGGTTTGGTATCCACAGGATGATCGTGATTATACAAGTAATAACCCTATAGATCCTACCGCTTATGGCATTGCTCCTTTTGCTACCCATAACATCCTTAAGCTAAGCATAGATGCAAGAATCAACTTCGCTCAAAATTACTTAAGCTATCCTGATGGCAAATTCAATATTGGTAATGAGAAGTACCCTACACTATTTGTGGGTTATGAAAAAGGTCTTGCGGCCTCTATAGACGGATATAATTTTGACCAAGTTAGAATGAGAGTGAGCCAAGGCGTTGATATTGCTGATAAAGGAAAATTTCAGTACAATCTAAAAGCAGGAAAATTCTTTGGAGCAGATGACATTTCGTTTGTAGATTTTCAGCATTTTAATGGCAACCAAACCAACATTGGTGCTGGAAGTTATCTCAATGTATTTAATAATTTACCCTATTATGCAGCCAGTACCAACGATTCGTATTTAGAGATGCACGCCGAGCATGATTTTAATGGATTTTTATTGGGTAAACTCCCCTTGTTGAGAAAGCTAAATTTCAATCTTATAATTGGCGCTCATGCTTTGGCAACACCAGATAACAAACCTTATCAAGAGTACACCATTGGTTTAGATAATATTGGCTGGGGTAAATTTAGATTTTTGAGATTGGATTATTTACGTTCGTACCAAGGCGGTTTTCAAAGCGATGCTATTGTATTTGGTCTAAAGTTTTTCTAA